The following coding sequences lie in one Glycine soja cultivar W05 chromosome 16, ASM419377v2, whole genome shotgun sequence genomic window:
- the LOC114390888 gene encoding protein transport protein SEC23-like, giving the protein MAEFLDLESQDGVRMPWNVIPGTKQDAQNAVVPVSAVYTPIKHFTSMPLLNYSPLRCRTCRSVLNPFCIVDFAAKIWICPFCFQRNHFPPHYASISDDSLPAELFPQYTTVEYNSDAVGPTNTPSVPPVFLFVVDTCVIEEEIGFLRSALAQAVELLPENSLVGLITFGMFAHVHELGFGAVPKTYVFKGSKDVTKDQLLEQMSFFAKKPRPAVGVVAGARDGLSTESISRFLVPASECEFTLNSVLEELQKDPWAVPADQRAARCTSTALSIAASLLGACVPGSAARIMAFIGGPATEGPAPIVSKQLSEPIRSHKDLDKDSVPHYHNCVKFYDGLSKQLVHQGHVLDLFACALDQVGIAELKTAVERTGGLVVLAESFGHSVFKDSLKRVFQSGDYDLGLSSNGIFEINCSKDLKVQGIIGPCASLEKKGPLCSDVVIGQGGTSAWKMCGLDKSTSLCLFFDVVRKETPDATMQSTSNQFYFQFLTYYQNNSGQMRLRVTTLSRRWVAGPESIQDLIAGFDQEAAAIVMARQVSFKMETEAEFDPIRWLDKALINLCSRFGEFQKDTPSSFSLSPRLSIFPQFMFHLRRSQFVQVFNNSPDETAYFRMILNRENVTNSVVMVQPSLICYSFHAGPEPALLDVAAIAADKILLLDSFFTVVIFHGSTIAQWRKAGYHNEPEHQAFAQLLLAPHDDSDLIIKERFPVPRLVVCDQHGSQARFLLAKLNPSATYNTESYNPGGDIIFTDDVSFEVFLDHLQRLVVQ; this is encoded by the exons ATGGCCGAATTTCTGGATCTCGAATCCCAAGACGGCGTGCGAATGCCGTGGAACGTGATCCCTGGCACGAAGCAGGACGCCCAAAACGCCGTCGTCCCCGTCTCCGCCGTCTACACTCCCATAAAGCACTTCACCTCGATGCCGCTCCTCAACTACTCCCCTCTCCGGTGCCGCACTTGCCGCTCCGTCCTCAACCCCTTCTGCATCGTCGACTTCGCCGCCAAGATCTGGATCTGCCCCTTCTGCTTCCAACGCAACCACTTCCCCCCTCACTACGCATCCATCTCCGACGACTCCCTCCCCGCCGAGCTCTTCCCTCAGTACACCACCGTCGAATACAACTCCGACGCCGTGGGCCCCACCAATACCCCCTCCGTGCCCCCAGTCTTCCTCTTCGTCGTCGACACGTGCGTCATCGAAGAGGAGATCGGGTTCCTGCGCTCGGCGTTAGCCCAGGCCGTGGAGCTTTTGCCTGAGAACTCGCTCGTTGGACTCATTACCTTCGGGATGTTTGCTCATGTTCACGAATTAGGGTTCGGTGCGGTGCCGAAGACTTACGTTTTCAAGGGATCTAAGGATGTTACCAAGGACCAGTTGCTCGAGCAGATGAGTTTTTTCGCGAAGAAGCCGCGCCCGGCGGTCGGCGTGGTCGCTGGCGCGAGGGACGGGCTCTCTACGGAGAGTATTTCGCGGTTCCTCGTGCCGGCGTCGGAGTGCGAGTTCACTCTCAATTCG GTATTGGAGGAGCTGCAGAAGGATCCTTGGGCGGTGCCGGCGGATCAGCGGGCTGCTCGGTGCACCAGCACGGCACTGAGTATTGCGGCGAGTTTGTTGGGGGCATGTGTCCCTGGCTCTGCTGCAAGAATAATGGCATTTATTGGAGGACCAGCTACTGAAGGACCTGCTCCT ATTGTATCCAAACAACTTTCTGAACCGATTCGCTCTCACAAGGATCTGGATAAAGATTCTGTGCCACATTACCATAACTGTGTGAAATTCTATGATGGACTTTCGAAGCAGCTTGTTCATCAAGGCCATGTACTAGATCTTTTTGCTTGTGCTCTTGATCAG GTTGGAATTGCTGAACTTAAAACAGCTGTTGAAAGAACCGGAGGCCTTGTTGTACTTGCTGAAAGTTTTGGCCATTCAGTGTTCAAGGATTCACTAAAGCGTGTTTTCCAATCGGGTGATTATGATTTGGGTCTATCTTCAAA TGGAATATTTGAGATAAACTGCTCTAAGGACTTGAAAGTCCAAGGTATTATTGGCCCTTGTGCATCTCTTGAAAAG AAAGGCCCATTATGCTCAGATGTTGTTATTGGTCAAGGGGGTACAAGTGCATGGAAGATGTGTGGCCTTGACAAATCCACATCATTGTGTCTATTTTTCGACGTTGTGAGGAAGGAAACTCCTGATGCAACAATGCAGTCCACAAGCAATCAATTTTACTTCCAATTTTTGACGTA TTATCAGAATAACAGTGGGCAAATGAGATTACGGGTTACGACCCTTTCACGTAGATGGGTTGCTGGACCAGAAAGTATACAG GACTTGATTGCTGGATTTGACCAAGAAGCAGCTGCTATAGTCATGGCACGCCAAGTCTCTTTTAAAATGGAAACAGAG GCTGAATTCGATCCTATCAGATGGTTGGACAAGGCATTGATAAATTTGTGTTCTCGGTTTGGGGAATTTCAAAAAGACACTCCATCTTCTTTCAGTTTGTCTCCCAGGTTGTCAATATTCCCTCAATTTATGTTTCATTTACGACGCTCTCAATTTGTTCAG GTCTTTAACAACAGCCCAGATGAGACTGCTTACTTTAGAATGATACTGAACCGTGAAAATGTTACAAATTCTGTTGTCATGGTTCAGCCTTCGTTGATTTGTTATTCATTCCATGCTGGTCCTGAACCAGCTCTTCTTGATGTTGCGGCCATTGCGGCAGATAAGATCCTGCTTTTGGATTCATTTTTCACTGTTGTCATTTTTCATGGTTCAACCATTGCTCAGTGGCGTAAGGCTGGATATCATAATGAACCGGAACATCAG GCATTTGCTCAATTGCTACTAGCTCCTCATGATGATTCAGATTTAATAATAAAGGAGAGATTTCCTGTGCCTCGCCTGGTTGTTTGTGATCAGCATGGCTCTCAG GCTCGATTTCTACTAGCAAAGTTAAACCCTTCTGCTACTTATAACACTGAATCTTATAATCCTGGAGGGGATATTATCTTTACCGATGATGTTAGCTTTGAGGTCTTCCTGGATCACTTACAGAGATTAGTAGTTCAATAA